A single window of Liolophura sinensis isolate JHLJ2023 chromosome 6, CUHK_Ljap_v2, whole genome shotgun sequence DNA harbors:
- the LOC135467648 gene encoding serine/threonine/tyrosine-interacting protein A-like, with translation MNFNFPPVPNEGEVPGDWAYAMRRDMQEILPGLYLGPYAAAMRSKLSVLEEKRITHIVCIRHAVEANFVKPNFINKFQYLVIDISDSVTENIIQHFPKVKGFLDECLQSGGRALVHGNAGISRSAALVIAYIMEKYGLCYKDAFGYVQQRRFCINPNEGFAHQLTEYEPIYKAKLSLQNGQRSADTGMLKRKLTEDHEEDGCSWMDT, from the exons ATGAATTTTAACTTCCCGCCAGTGCCGAATGAAGGAGAAGTGCCCGGG gaCTGGGCTTATGCAATGAGAAGAGATATGCAG GAAATTCTTCCTGGGTTGTACCTAGGCCCTTACGCTGCTGCTATGAGGTCGAAGCTGAGTGTATTAGAGGAGAAAAGGATAACTCATATTGTTTGTATCAGACATGCAGTGGAGGCAAACTTTGTCAAACCCAACTTCATCAACAAATTTCA aTACTTGGTCATTGACATTTCTGACTCAGTAACAGAGAACATCATTCAACATTTCCCAAAG GTGAAGGGTTTCCTTGATGAATGTTTGCAGTCAGGAGGCAGGGCCTTAGTCCATGGTAATGCAGGTATTTCTCGCAG tgctgctcTGGTGATTGCCTACATTATGGAGAAGTATGGACTCTGCTACAA AGATGCTTTTGGGTATGTACAGCAGAGGAGATTCTGCATCAACCCAAATGAGGGATTTGCCCACCAGCTTACG GAGTATGAACCCATCTACAAGGCCAAGTTAAGTTTACAGAATGGACAGAGATCAGCAGACACTG GAATGTTGAAGAGGAAGTTAACAGAGGACCATGAAGAGGATGGGTGTTCTTGGATGGATACATAA